In the genome of Photobacterium sp. TY1-4, one region contains:
- the ompR gene encoding two-component system response regulator OmpR, whose translation MQENFKILVVDDDMRLRALLERYLSEQGFQVRSVANGEQMDRLLSRENFHLMVLDLMLPGEDGLSICRRLRNANNMLPILMLTAKGDEVDRIVGLEVGADDYLPKPFNPRELLARIRAVLRRQTIEAPGAPSVDSKIIEFGEFRLNLGTREMFRGEEAMPLTSGEFAVLKALVTNAREPMSRDKLMNMARGREYSAMERSIDVQISRLRRMIEEDPSRPRYIQTVWGLGYVFVPDGSEA comes from the coding sequence ATGCAGGAAAATTTCAAGATTCTGGTGGTTGATGATGATATGCGCCTGCGGGCGTTGCTGGAGCGTTACCTGTCGGAGCAGGGGTTTCAGGTGCGTAGTGTTGCCAATGGCGAGCAGATGGACCGTTTGCTGTCCCGGGAGAATTTTCACCTGATGGTGCTGGACCTGATGTTGCCGGGCGAAGACGGTTTGTCGATTTGCCGCCGGCTGCGCAATGCCAACAACATGCTGCCGATCCTGATGCTGACCGCCAAGGGCGATGAGGTCGATCGGATTGTCGGGCTGGAAGTCGGTGCCGACGACTACCTGCCGAAGCCGTTTAATCCGCGTGAGCTGCTGGCCCGAATCCGGGCGGTGCTGCGTCGTCAGACCATTGAAGCGCCGGGTGCCCCGAGCGTCGACAGTAAGATCATCGAGTTCGGCGAATTCCGCCTCAACCTCGGTACCCGCGAGATGTTCCGTGGCGAGGAAGCGATGCCGCTGACCTCGGGCGAGTTTGCCGTGCTCAAGGCCCTGGTGACCAATGCCCGTGAGCCGATGTCCCGCGATAAGCTGATGAATATGGCCCGCGGCCGTGAGTATTCGGCCATGGAGCGCTCGATTGACGTGCAGATCTCGCGCCTGCGCCGGATGATTGAAGAAGATCCGAGCCGTCCGCGTTACATCCAGACCGTCTGGGGTCTGGGTTATGTGTTCGTACCGGACGGCAGTGAGGCATAA
- a CDS encoding ornithine cyclodeaminase family protein, whose protein sequence is MQLNQNQVQDALPWQPLIEALRTMFTRDVVAPIRHHHTLSVPENPDATLLLMPAWLPGEYLGVKQVNVFPGNSARNLPGLSSHYLLSCGQTGQLLAQIDGNELTARRTAAASALASRYLSREDTRCMLMVGAGRVARRLIPAHMSVRPIDTVHIWDINPAAAEQLATELRDQGIEAQACPLDQLETVARAADLISCATLSTTPIVQGAWLKPGAHLDLVGSFTPTMREADNNAMQRAALFVDVKAAALAETGELILPIQDGAIDEHHILADFAELCSGTHTGRQALPDPKTAITAFKSVGDSREDLAAAILAYQSIA, encoded by the coding sequence ATGCAACTCAACCAGAACCAAGTCCAGGACGCACTGCCGTGGCAACCGCTGATCGAGGCGCTACGCACCATGTTTACCCGTGATGTGGTCGCACCGATCCGCCACCACCATACCCTGTCGGTGCCGGAGAATCCGGATGCCACCCTGCTGCTGATGCCTGCCTGGCTGCCCGGCGAATACCTCGGGGTCAAGCAGGTCAATGTGTTTCCCGGCAACAGCGCCCGCAACCTGCCGGGCCTGAGCAGCCACTACCTGCTGAGCTGCGGCCAGACCGGGCAGCTGCTGGCCCAGATTGACGGCAATGAGCTCACCGCCCGCCGCACGGCCGCCGCATCGGCGCTGGCTTCACGTTATCTGTCACGCGAAGACACCCGCTGCATGCTGATGGTTGGTGCCGGCCGGGTCGCCCGCCGCCTGATCCCGGCCCACATGAGTGTTCGCCCGATCGACACCGTGCATATCTGGGATATCAACCCGGCCGCCGCCGAGCAACTGGCGACCGAGCTGCGCGACCAGGGCATTGAGGCACAGGCTTGCCCGCTGGACCAGCTTGAAACCGTGGCCAGAGCTGCCGATCTGATCAGCTGTGCCACCCTGTCGACCACCCCGATCGTCCAAGGGGCCTGGCTCAAACCCGGCGCCCACCTCGATCTGGTCGGCAGCTTCACCCCGACCATGCGCGAAGCCGACAACAACGCCATGCAACGGGCGGCGCTGTTTGTCGATGTCAAAGCCGCCGCCTTGGCGGAAACCGGTGAGCTGATCCTGCCGATCCAGGATGGCGCCATCGACGAGCACCATATCCTCGCTGACTTTGCCGAGCTGTGCAGCGGCACTCACACCGGCCGCCAGGCCTTGCCCGATCCGAAGACGGCCATCACGGCCTTTAAATCCGTGGGCGATTCGCGCGAAGATCTCGCCGCCGCGATACTGGCCTACCAGAGCATCGCCTGA
- the greB gene encoding transcription elongation factor GreB: MKTNLITREGYTKLKEELDFLWKEERPEVTKKVTWAASLGDRSENADYQYNKKRLREIDRRVRYLRKRLELVQVVDYSPQQDGKVFFGAWVEIENEDGEVKTFRIVGPDEIYGRNDYISIDSPMARALLKKEVDDEFEVSTPAGKKEWFVNSIRYR; the protein is encoded by the coding sequence ATGAAAACCAACTTAATCACGCGTGAGGGATACACCAAGCTCAAAGAAGAGCTCGATTTCCTGTGGAAGGAAGAGCGCCCGGAAGTCACCAAAAAAGTCACCTGGGCCGCCAGCCTCGGCGATCGCAGTGAAAATGCGGATTATCAGTACAATAAAAAGCGCCTGCGCGAAATTGACCGCCGGGTGCGCTACCTGCGCAAGCGCCTGGAGCTGGTCCAGGTCGTCGACTACTCGCCGCAGCAGGACGGCAAAGTCTTCTTCGGTGCCTGGGTTGAAATTGAAAACGAAGACGGCGAGGTGAAAACCTTCCGCATTGTCGGCCCGGACGAGATCTACGGCCGCAACGACTACATTTCTATCGACTCACCAATGGCCCGAGCCCTGCTGAAAAAAGAAGTCGATGACGAGTTTGAGGTCAGCACCCCGGCCGGCAAAAAAGAGTGGTTCGTCAACAGCATTCGCTACCGCTAA
- a CDS encoding AraC family transcriptional regulator, with the protein MERSQIRRNLIARRQGDHQHGFAQVLLGWRGQMACEFEREQGQIGHGGIAIVPDSAPHFFNGLSEDSELLVIDLAPADPYLQALEQACEQPLLTTLFSQPHFLTLAPDSQPLLDFAAHQLRRAGEQVSPQLHCQLISLFLTQFGQMSAAPVARVLTSGRLDARTLDAYLDRHLSSSLSNAAIAQAMHLSESHFYCLCQRQFGMTPQQYVMQRRMRRARQLLLETQMPLTELAAEVGFAQLSGFSRAYKRFYSQTPSVTRRRTN; encoded by the coding sequence GTGGAGCGTAGTCAGATCAGAAGGAATCTCATTGCCCGTCGGCAGGGCGATCATCAGCATGGCTTTGCCCAAGTGTTGCTGGGCTGGCGCGGGCAGATGGCGTGTGAGTTTGAGCGTGAACAGGGCCAGATTGGCCATGGCGGGATTGCGATTGTTCCCGACAGTGCGCCGCATTTTTTCAATGGCCTGAGTGAAGACAGTGAGTTGCTGGTGATCGATCTGGCGCCGGCCGATCCGTATCTCCAGGCGCTGGAGCAGGCATGTGAGCAGCCACTGCTGACCACCCTGTTCAGCCAGCCGCATTTTCTGACCTTGGCTCCGGACAGCCAGCCGCTGCTTGATTTTGCGGCCCACCAGTTACGTCGCGCCGGTGAGCAGGTTAGCCCGCAGCTGCATTGTCAGCTGATCTCATTGTTCCTGACCCAGTTCGGGCAGATGTCCGCGGCGCCGGTAGCGCGGGTACTGACCTCCGGGCGCCTTGACGCGCGGACGCTCGATGCCTATCTCGACCGGCACCTGTCGTCTTCGCTGAGCAATGCCGCGATTGCCCAGGCGATGCATTTAAGTGAAAGCCATTTTTACTGCCTGTGCCAGCGCCAGTTCGGCATGACGCCTCAGCAATATGTGATGCAGCGGCGGATGCGGCGGGCGCGGCAGTTGCTGCTGGAGACCCAGATGCCTCTGACCGAGCTGGCTGCCGAAGTCGGCTTTGCCCAGCTGTCCGGCTTTTCCCGCGCCTACAAACGGTTCTACAGTCAAACGCCCAGCGTGACCCGGCGCCGGACGAATTAA
- a CDS encoding uracil-xanthine permease family protein: MTRQHDDIATPQKSDLIYRLEDRPPLPQTLFAATQHLLAMFVAVITPSLIICQALGLPASDTNTIVSMSLFASGIASFIQIRTIGPVGSGLLSIQGTSFNFLGPIIGAGLAMKAGGADIPTMMAAIFGTILAASLTEVLISRVLQHAQRVITPLVSGIVVTLIGLTLIQIGLTSMGGGYAAIENGSFGSLDNLMLAGTVLGLIVLLNRVKNPYLRVSSIVIAMAAGTLLAWGTGMLDTAHVAKTDLIAVPLPMQYGLGFDWSLLIPLVIVFAITSLEAIGDITATSETSEQPVAGPVYMKRIKGGVLADGVNSALAAVLNSFPNSTFSQNNGIIQLTGVASRYIGYFVAGMLVLLGLLPSVANLVQLIPEPVLGGATIVMFGTIAASGVRIISRCNLDRRAILIMALSFSMGLGIAQKPEILQFMPEWIQSILSSGMAAGGITAIVLNLVLPEEK, from the coding sequence ATGACACGCCAACACGACGACATCGCAACACCGCAGAAATCCGATCTGATCTATCGCCTTGAAGACCGGCCGCCACTGCCGCAAACCCTGTTTGCCGCCACTCAGCACCTCTTGGCGATGTTTGTCGCGGTGATCACCCCGTCGCTGATCATCTGCCAGGCCCTCGGCCTGCCGGCCAGTGACACCAACACCATTGTCAGCATGTCACTGTTCGCCTCGGGCATTGCCTCGTTCATTCAGATCCGCACCATCGGCCCGGTCGGCTCGGGGCTGCTGTCGATCCAGGGCACCAGTTTCAACTTCCTCGGTCCGATCATCGGTGCCGGGTTGGCAATGAAAGCCGGCGGCGCAGATATTCCAACCATGATGGCGGCCATTTTCGGCACCATTCTGGCCGCTTCGCTGACCGAAGTGTTGATCTCCCGGGTGCTGCAACATGCCCAGCGCGTGATCACCCCGCTGGTCTCGGGGATCGTCGTCACCCTGATCGGCCTGACCCTGATCCAAATCGGCCTCACCTCCATGGGTGGCGGCTACGCGGCAATTGAAAACGGCAGCTTCGGCAGCCTGGATAACCTGATGCTGGCGGGGACTGTGCTGGGCCTGATTGTCCTGCTGAACCGGGTGAAGAACCCGTACCTGCGCGTCTCTTCGATTGTGATTGCCATGGCCGCCGGCACTCTGCTGGCGTGGGGCACCGGGATGCTCGATACCGCCCACGTCGCTAAGACCGACCTGATCGCCGTGCCGCTGCCGATGCAGTACGGCCTCGGCTTTGACTGGTCGCTGCTGATCCCGCTGGTGATTGTCTTTGCCATCACCTCGCTGGAAGCCATCGGCGATATTACCGCAACGTCCGAAACCTCCGAGCAGCCGGTTGCCGGTCCGGTGTACATGAAACGGATCAAGGGCGGCGTCCTGGCCGACGGCGTCAACTCAGCGCTGGCCGCCGTGCTGAACAGCTTCCCGAACTCCACCTTCAGCCAGAACAACGGCATTATCCAGCTAACCGGGGTTGCCAGCCGTTACATCGGCTACTTCGTGGCCGGGATGCTGGTACTGCTGGGCCTGCTGCCAAGCGTGGCCAATTTAGTCCAGTTGATCCCCGAGCCGGTGCTGGGCGGTGCCACCATTGTGATGTTCGGCACCATTGCGGCTTCCGGAGTCCGGATTATCTCGCGCTGCAACCTCGACCGCCGGGCGATCCTGATCATGGCGCTGTCATTTTCCATGGGTCTGGGCATTGCCCAGAAACCGGAAATCCTCCAGTTCATGCCCGAATGGATCCAGAGCATCCTGTCTTCCGGCATGGCTGCCGGGGGGATCACCGCAATTGTGCTGAACCTGGTGCTGCCGGAAGAGAAGTAA
- a CDS encoding SGNH/GDSL hydrolase family protein, with product MNKLTLPALLALFPLSLHAADFTTITNFGDSLSDMGNKHLITVEMNQATDGNIGIRAQAPNVNGRFSNGPVWTEYLATQLEMPAPTRAHGQIKSTVVLTSPDGQQVSYRYQGKALIGTNWAVGGAMSGPGRFIDIDAANGFSASAGLDVLSNSGLQIQQRIHHKGPFSGHELVSYMSGTNNLWFTLFGDLGQSGDQAAALALKDIASLIDAGATHILAANIPNFVDAPWFDGQQNTATRFIREHNLALKSGLEQLAASHPEVAIFHFDAFATFDKVINAVKQNGRYHDAELAVTITDVTGEAYSYATGKVIAQPNHNLYWDGLHPTTAMHQILAKDAARLVNTGIAL from the coding sequence ATGAACAAATTAACATTACCTGCACTGCTTGCACTGTTTCCGCTGAGCCTTCACGCCGCAGACTTTACAACGATCACCAACTTCGGGGACAGCCTGTCCGATATGGGCAACAAGCACCTGATCACCGTCGAGATGAATCAGGCGACCGACGGCAATATCGGTATCCGCGCCCAGGCGCCCAACGTCAACGGCCGCTTCAGCAACGGCCCGGTCTGGACCGAATACCTCGCCACACAGCTCGAAATGCCGGCCCCGACACGTGCCCACGGCCAGATTAAGAGCACCGTCGTCTTAACCAGCCCGGATGGGCAGCAAGTCAGCTACCGCTACCAGGGCAAGGCCCTGATCGGCACCAACTGGGCGGTCGGCGGCGCTATGTCCGGACCGGGCCGCTTTATCGACATTGATGCCGCCAACGGCTTCTCGGCCAGCGCAGGGCTGGATGTCCTGTCCAACAGCGGCCTGCAGATTCAGCAACGCATCCACCATAAAGGCCCGTTCAGCGGCCATGAGCTCGTGAGCTACATGAGCGGGACCAATAACTTATGGTTCACCCTGTTCGGCGATCTCGGCCAGAGCGGAGATCAGGCGGCGGCCTTGGCGCTCAAAGATATCGCATCGCTCATTGATGCCGGCGCAACACACATCCTGGCGGCGAATATTCCAAACTTTGTCGATGCCCCTTGGTTTGACGGCCAGCAGAACACAGCCACCCGCTTTATCCGTGAGCACAATCTTGCGCTGAAATCCGGTCTGGAGCAGCTGGCCGCAAGCCATCCCGAAGTCGCGATCTTCCACTTCGACGCGTTTGCGACCTTTGACAAAGTGATCAACGCAGTCAAACAAAACGGCCGGTACCATGATGCCGAGCTGGCAGTCACCATCACGGATGTCACCGGTGAAGCCTACAGCTACGCCACCGGCAAGGTGATTGCCCAGCCGAACCACAACCTGTACTGGGACGGCCTGCACCCGACGACCGCCATGCATCAGATCCTCGCGAAAGATGCCGCCCGCCTCGTCAACACCGGAATCGCATTATGA
- the envZ gene encoding two-component system sensor histidine kinase EnvZ, whose amino-acid sequence MRMSPRSTFARTLILLAGLLIASQIFSYLAVLNYALLPSLKQFNRILAYEVRLMLKEDVELADGHTFHLDTPLRRQLLEQLGVTLHSEESESLAEFREATRIDYLSEEMSRELDAPTEVRLVLGADSYVLWMKCDAMPGYLMRIPLSELQEEDFSPLFHYSLIIALMVIAGGWLFIKIQNRPLVALEQAALQVAQGGTPPHLPERGASEIRAVTRAFNKMAEGIQQLEDDRALLLAGVSHDLRTPLTRIRLATEMMSPEDSYLAESMIKDTEECNEIISQFMEYLKSTKQLAQEPLDLNSLLQEVAEAEGGYEQEIALALSPIPGVVQGDPVAIKRSVANLVVNALRYGHGWVKVSSGVTVDRQTAWFCVEDDGPGIAPDQVAKMFQPLTRGDSARGSDAEGTGLGLAIVKRIIDQHGGSILVTNRSGGGLKVQIGLPMQNGKKH is encoded by the coding sequence ATGCGGATGTCCCCGCGCAGTACATTTGCCCGCACCCTGATCCTGCTGGCTGGCCTGTTGATAGCCAGCCAGATTTTTTCGTATCTGGCGGTGCTCAACTATGCCCTGCTGCCCAGCCTGAAGCAGTTTAACCGGATTTTGGCCTACGAGGTTCGGCTGATGCTCAAGGAAGATGTGGAGCTGGCCGACGGCCATACCTTCCACCTCGACACGCCGTTACGGCGCCAGTTGCTGGAGCAACTGGGCGTGACGCTGCATAGCGAGGAAAGCGAGTCGCTGGCGGAGTTTCGCGAGGCGACCCGGATTGATTATCTCAGTGAGGAGATGAGCCGGGAGCTGGACGCGCCGACCGAGGTCCGCCTGGTGCTGGGGGCCGACAGTTATGTGCTGTGGATGAAGTGCGATGCGATGCCGGGCTACCTGATGCGGATCCCGCTGTCGGAATTGCAGGAAGAGGATTTTTCGCCGCTGTTCCACTACAGCCTGATCATTGCGCTGATGGTGATTGCCGGGGGCTGGCTGTTTATCAAGATCCAGAACCGGCCGTTGGTGGCGCTGGAGCAGGCGGCGTTGCAGGTGGCTCAGGGCGGTACTCCACCGCATTTGCCGGAGCGGGGCGCGTCGGAGATCCGGGCGGTGACTCGGGCCTTTAACAAGATGGCGGAAGGGATCCAGCAACTGGAAGATGACCGGGCGCTGCTGCTGGCCGGGGTCAGCCACGATTTGCGCACTCCGCTGACCCGGATCCGGCTGGCAACCGAGATGATGTCGCCGGAAGACAGTTACCTGGCGGAGAGCATGATTAAGGACACCGAGGAGTGTAACGAGATCATTAGCCAGTTCATGGAATACCTCAAATCGACCAAGCAACTGGCGCAGGAGCCGCTGGATCTGAACAGTTTGCTGCAGGAAGTGGCCGAAGCCGAAGGCGGTTATGAGCAGGAAATTGCGCTGGCGCTGAGTCCGATCCCCGGGGTGGTGCAGGGCGATCCGGTGGCGATCAAGCGCTCGGTGGCCAACCTGGTGGTCAATGCGTTGCGCTATGGCCATGGCTGGGTCAAGGTGTCCAGCGGGGTGACGGTCGATCGCCAGACCGCCTGGTTCTGTGTCGAAGATGACGGGCCGGGGATTGCGCCGGATCAGGTGGCGAAGATGTTCCAGCCGCTGACCCGGGGCGACAGTGCCCGCGGCAGTGACGCGGAAGGGACCGGGCTGGGGCTGGCCATTGTGAAGCGGATCATCGACCAGCATGGCGGCAGTATTCTGGTGACCAACCGCAGCGGCGGCGGGTTGAAAGTGCAGATTGGCCTGCCGATGCAGAACGGTAAAAAACATTAA
- a CDS encoding methyl-accepting chemotaxis protein has translation MMSLKSIRHQIILGAASCLFFSLVAVLLVGQKYSTQLEGMVHNKTYAFADSTLTELLEETSKFHSEQIQNQLSVAMNSAEALASVVSGMASATDTPDRLSREALSLMVRDLLAGNQKFLGAYIAFEPNAWDGKDAIYESIDGKGQFNVYWTRSSDNQLKPSSVDSDRFYLQDRTKTGTRVSEWYLCPLETGRSCLIDPWAYDVQGQQVLMANLVTPIKVNGRTIGMLGIDLSVNFINELALKLQREKFGPNSHISIITYRGVVAGDTNPVSPLGEVLSDWSQRQAQFQAGKQIWNSTEDFSSLVTPIRVGNTDTPWMLWISVPKAELLEDIHALERDLKTSFGEFLNSQLIAGVVISLFALAVLYIMAKRISTPIQQVVDIVRQLGQAGGDLTYRLDVTRKDETGALMHGLNILMASLQGMIRDIAGSVDNLNMAANRSAGIAETSHQGVQQQRQELEQVATAINEMACTASEVANNVANTASSVEEANQAITRCSDVVNDSASMISRLGEEMERSTETIVELETQSHQISSILEVIRSISDQTNLLALNAAIEAARAGEHGRGFAVVADEVRQLASKTQNSTQEIQQMIDRFQSQIQRTVEAISNGQSYSRSSIDSSKTAVVELEALMATTAAMQEMICQIATAAEEQHQVTEDINRNINAITEITVKAAQSAETSSQEAQGMLTQTSDVEEKLNKFKF, from the coding sequence ATGATGTCACTCAAATCCATCCGTCACCAAATCATTCTTGGTGCGGCCAGCTGCCTGTTTTTCTCACTGGTCGCGGTCCTGTTGGTCGGGCAGAAATACTCGACCCAGCTGGAAGGCATGGTGCACAACAAAACCTACGCGTTTGCCGATAGTACGCTGACCGAGCTTCTGGAAGAAACCAGCAAATTTCACTCCGAACAGATCCAGAACCAGCTCTCGGTGGCCATGAACTCGGCCGAAGCCCTGGCCAGTGTCGTGTCAGGCATGGCAAGCGCGACGGACACCCCAGACAGGCTGAGCCGCGAAGCGCTCTCACTGATGGTCCGGGATCTGCTGGCCGGAAACCAGAAATTCCTCGGCGCCTATATCGCGTTCGAGCCCAATGCCTGGGACGGCAAAGATGCCATTTATGAGTCCATTGACGGCAAAGGCCAGTTCAACGTCTACTGGACCCGCAGTAGCGATAACCAGCTCAAGCCTTCATCGGTGGACTCCGATCGATTCTATCTCCAGGACCGGACCAAAACCGGCACCCGGGTCAGTGAATGGTATCTGTGCCCGCTGGAAACCGGGCGCAGCTGCCTCATCGACCCGTGGGCCTATGATGTCCAGGGCCAGCAGGTGCTCATGGCCAACCTGGTGACCCCGATCAAGGTCAACGGCCGGACCATCGGCATGCTCGGGATTGATCTGTCGGTGAACTTTATCAACGAGCTGGCCCTCAAGCTGCAGCGCGAAAAATTCGGCCCGAACTCCCACATCAGTATTATCACCTATCGCGGCGTCGTCGCCGGGGATACCAACCCGGTTTCCCCGCTCGGTGAGGTGTTGAGCGACTGGAGCCAGCGCCAAGCCCAGTTCCAGGCCGGCAAGCAAATCTGGAACTCAACCGAAGACTTCTCCAGCCTGGTGACGCCGATTCGGGTCGGGAATACGGATACCCCGTGGATGCTGTGGATATCGGTTCCTAAAGCCGAGCTGCTTGAGGATATCCATGCCCTGGAACGCGATCTGAAGACCTCGTTCGGGGAATTTCTGAACAGCCAGCTGATCGCCGGTGTGGTGATCTCTCTCTTTGCCCTGGCGGTGCTATATATCATGGCCAAACGGATTTCCACCCCGATCCAACAGGTCGTCGATATCGTCCGCCAGCTCGGTCAAGCCGGTGGCGATCTGACCTACCGGCTGGACGTCACCCGAAAAGACGAAACCGGCGCCCTCATGCATGGACTAAATATCCTGATGGCGTCGCTTCAGGGCATGATCCGGGATATTGCCGGCTCGGTTGACAACCTGAACATGGCCGCCAACCGCTCGGCCGGGATCGCCGAAACCTCGCACCAGGGCGTCCAGCAACAGCGCCAGGAGTTAGAGCAGGTCGCGACCGCCATCAATGAGATGGCCTGTACCGCCAGCGAGGTCGCCAACAATGTGGCCAACACGGCCAGCTCGGTGGAGGAAGCCAACCAGGCCATCACCCGCTGTAGCGATGTTGTCAATGACAGCGCCAGCATGATCAGCCGGCTCGGCGAGGAAATGGAGCGCTCGACGGAGACGATTGTGGAGCTGGAAACCCAGAGCCACCAGATCAGCAGCATTCTCGAGGTGATCCGCAGTATTTCCGACCAGACCAACCTGCTGGCCCTGAACGCCGCGATTGAAGCCGCCCGGGCGGGCGAGCATGGCCGTGGGTTTGCAGTCGTCGCCGATGAGGTGCGCCAGTTGGCCTCCAAGACCCAAAACTCGACGCAAGAAATCCAGCAGATGATTGACCGCTTCCAGAGCCAGATCCAGCGGACGGTTGAAGCGATTTCCAACGGCCAGTCCTATAGCCGCAGCAGCATCGACAGCAGCAAAACGGCCGTCGTGGAGCTTGAGGCGTTGATGGCAACCACTGCTGCCATGCAGGAGATGATCTGCCAGATCGCCACTGCGGCTGAGGAGCAGCATCAGGTGACGGAAGATATCAACCGCAACATCAATGCGATCACCGAGATCACCGTCAAGGCCGCCCAAAGTGCCGAAACATCGAGCCAGGAAGCACAAGGGATGCTGACGCAAACCAGCGACGTGGAAGAGAAGCTCAACAAGTTTAAGTTCTAA